The DNA window TAATTCAACTTTTCAGTGATAGCTTGATTACTATTATTTACTTTTGGAAGTCTTCTCGATATAAGATGTAAGATATTATCCCTAAGCAAAatcgataaatatttttttaagtcttttgactactttaaaaaagaacaaaGATCTAAACTTTTTATTACAACCAAATGGgttcttttaatttgttcttgtCATACGTTACTTAACCAAACTAGATTGAACCTTAATTAACTTTGCCGAACTTTGCTGGAAGACGTACGCCCAATGGATTCTTTCCataaaaaaaccaacaaaatatgcttcaatttttttattcgtttaataaattaattgttaaataaataaatatggagCTGACTTTGAATGTAAGATTGAAGGGCTATCGCTTAGGTGCAGATAAGTCCAAAGAACTTCTTGCACAGAATGATGTTGTTTGTCGTGCTTGAGGATTCGCCAGAGTCGTttgatggtggtggtggtggtgggggcagtggtggtggtggtggtgggggTGGGTAGTAGGGGTAGGGTGGATAGTAGGGGGCTGGTCCAGGATAGTGACCGTGATGACCGTGATGTCCCTGGTGACCGTGATGTCCTTGGTGACCGTGATGTCCCTGGTGACCGTGATGACCGTGGTGTTCGTTATCGGTGTCATCGGGCTTCGTGTCGGGCTTTTTGTCTGGCTTCTTGTCGGGTTTCTTGTCGGGCTTTGTATCGGGCTTCGAGTCGGGTTTTGAGTCGTCCTTATGATGGTGATGATAATCGTAATCGCTGGGATACGGATACGGTGGTGGATAGTAGCCGGGGTAAGGGTACGGAGGCGGTGGGTACGCCGGGTACTGGGGATAAGCCGGGTAAGGGTAGTTGGGTGCCGGGTGGGGGTAGTGCTTCCGCTTGGTAGTCTTCGGCTtcctggtggtggtggtggagggGAAGGTGATCACTAGGTTTCCGTCGCTGCCGAAGAGCTTGCGCCACGACGATGGGTCTGCCACGGCGTCCGCCTCCTCAACGCTGTTCAGCTCCTGGCTGTTCTCCAACTCCGACTCCTGTCCAAAGTTCTGCTCCAGGGGAAGTGCGGCGGCCAGGGCTCCGCAGAGCGCCAGGCACAGGCAGAGTACCAGCTTGGTGCTCATGGTGTGAAAGGTGTTCGCTTTGAACTGATTGACAGGTGGCATCTGCTGCGCTTTTATACTTGTCCAGTTCGCCAAAAAGAAATGCGTTGATACCCTCTTAACTTATTGGCAACAGACATTAACCCAGTTTGCAAAGATTTTCAAAAGATCTTGTGAAGAAATTGTCCCGTCTTCTGCAAAAATAGTCGCCGATTATGCCAAGTTAGCATGTAAATTAGTTTGGCTGTTAAAATCAGCTCAGAACACGCCCAACCAGTTGCTATGTgacttttatttgtttagaTCGGCGTTATGGATTAGCTGGCTGGTATAACGGTTCCAGCTTGGCGGTTTTTTATGGTCCAAAGCCCTAGTTGGCTTCTATTCAAATATGCAGAGATCTGAAGTAATTAAATCTTGTTTATTTGTGGCAGATGTCCGATAGAATCTACTTAACAGATGCCGAAGGGTCTACGGAAAGTTTACGAATGGGGAGAATTCTGATAGTAAATGATAATGGGATGTATCCAAATGGGATATgataaatttgtacaaatttataatttcagttcaaaataacattttagcACCTTCTTAGGTAAAGCGAGTTTATATTGATGAAACTGCTGTTGAAGCTGGCAACGGGGATCTTCTTGGTTAGATTTCTTACGTACATCAATACAAATTCCAACCGTTGAAATCACAGGATTACATAAATAGCGCTGGGAATGGTTTCTATCCCAAATACCTTTACCTACATTTATAAAGTTTGCTTCTTAAATTATATGTCTTCTAGACAATGTTGACAGTgggatatttttctttaaggcACCAACATTGGCATTCATTTGTTAGCGTTTGACCTCAAGAATCGATCCATTAATTACAATTTAGATAAGTGCTCACCTTTGGGTTATAAAAGTTCGAGCTAGCATCAGGGCATGGCATAGTCGGAATTAGAACTCAGGAACTACAGAGGCATAATTTTATTGTACGACATGTTGGTGCTTCTGATTGGTCTCGCACTGCTGCTCCAAGCGAACTCGATTGCAGGACAGGGCTATCAAGTATATGGATCCGGCGATGTACAGGTTATTTATCCATCGTCGGCGCAGGTTCAGGTTTTTGGTGGCAGACCTTTTCGTCGCGGTTTGTGGAATATTGTGAGGAATTTCACGATCACTGCAAACGCCACAAGCCAGGATGACCAACTTGTCAGTCTATTGGGCAACGGAAATATAGCACTCTCAGGTAGCCAGAAtgccggaaacggaaatggtcCTCTGCGGGCTCTTCTGAGAACTCTGTTCGGTCGTCAGCCCAATGTCCAATTTGTGAACCTGAGTGGCAGAGCCTTCAACGATCGCCCCCAGGGGTTGCAGTACTGGAAAGGCGTTCCGCCCTATACCGGTTCAGTGCTTTTGCCCCGGACACGGGTTAAGGCTGTGGGACAAAGTATGCCTCGCCGGATTTTGGTACGGAACCTCAAGACAAGCCAATCCCAAATGACCAATGTGGTGACATACAGAATTCCCGTTTTGGAGAACGACTGGCAGGTAAGCGAATTGACAGTTTAGAGTTTAGAAATAAGTTGTTACTTaactatttttctttttagtaCGATACCACATATGCGGAATAATAAGCTGTCTTTATAGTTAAAAAAACCCCCAGCGATGCAAAGaagacaaataaaatataatttgactCAAAACCTTATGTGTGCTGTATTTAAGTTAAAACTACTGAGTGAAAGAGAGCATAACTTTCTTACTGGCAGTCTTCGTGTTTCTTGTTATTATGAGACAAAGTACAAAGGTTCAGGTTGACAACCTTAACTTCAAAAAACACACTGTCATGCTTGTTCGCCAAAAATTCGTTTACTACCAAAAGAGACATTTAGACAGGTAGTgtcaaaaactatttaaatattatagtcTAGTTTGCTCA is part of the Drosophila biarmipes strain raj3 chromosome 2R, RU_DBia_V1.1, whole genome shotgun sequence genome and encodes:
- the LOC108022315 gene encoding uncharacterized protein LOC108022315 is translated as MSTKLVLCLCLALCGALAAALPLEQNFGQESELENSQELNSVEEADAVADPSSWRKLFGSDGNLVITFPSTTTTRKPKTTKRKHYPHPAPNYPYPAYPQYPAYPPPPYPYPGYYPPPYPYPSDYDYHHHHKDDSKPDSKPDTKPDKKPDKKPDKKPDTKPDDTDNEHHGHHGHQGHHGHQGHHGHQGHHGHHGHYPGPAPYYPPYPYYPPPPPPPPLPPPPPPPSNDSGESSSTTNNIILCKKFFGLICT
- the LOC108022317 gene encoding uncharacterized protein LOC108022317: MLVLLIGLALLLQANSIAGQGYQVYGSGDVQVIYPSSAQVQVFGGRPFRRGLWNIVRNFTITANATSQDDQLVSLLGNGNIALSGSQNAGNGNGPLRALLRTLFGRQPNVQFVNLSGRAFNDRPQGLQYWKGVPPYTGSVLLPRTRVKAVGQSMPRRILVRNLKTSQSQMTNVVTYRIPVLENDWQYDTTYAE